The genomic interval AAAAGCCCTTCCACTTGTAGATGTTGTAAACACACCAATTCCGCCTTTGAGTTCTTTCTTGGTAGAGAATCCATTTCTGATAATTCGACAGACGCAACATTTTTCCAATACACAAAGACTCGAGCAACCATTTAGGCCAAGAGAGCATGCCACGGTTGTACCATAGAACCTCAATAGCTCATTCCCATCTGCGAGGCACCGGGGGTGTTTCTTTGGGAGTTTGCTTGCTTTGATCTTTACCATTTCTCTATACTCTTCAAATCGAGCTAGAGTCTTTTGCATGTTATGAACTTTCAAGACTCTCTCAATCCTACCACAATGATTCTCAGACTTTAACCAGCTGGTTCGACAAattatttcaacaattttcCTTGATGAATCCCCTTCTACAAGCTCAGTAACTGTCAAAAGAGAGTAAAGTTAGCTTCTCGATAAAGctactttaaaatttcaaatgcgAGCATTTTAGTGGCtcaaaagaaacccaaaagcaaaagcaaatgcAAAAGCAGACATTTGGAAGATCAATGACTCAATTTACCCTTCCATAagcttcattttatttgtgggTTTAAGTGATAATCATTGCAGACCTTTTTCATATTCTGAAAAGAATTTGCAGAAGAATCCAGATTCTTTAATAagtaagtaaattttttttgccaGAAAGTAAAGCGCAAAAGAAGGAATTTGTGTGCTTAGCAAAAGTTCTCATTACATAATGTGGTCAGATGAATGTCGGTAATTTTAATACTATGAGgataaaagaagaaagtaGGCAAAGCAAACTAACAGGtatgctttaaaataaaaaccacggaattaaaaataatgataatcaGTAAAGGGTTAATCAAATTCTCACCAGCATGCTTGGAGAGATGATGAGCTTCAGCAGCTTCCCATTTAGTAAACTGCTCTCCACATTTATGGCAAGTCAATGAAGAACAATCTTTAGAATCTGTCTCAATAGAAACCCTGTTGCTTGAATGAATAACATTACCACCAGCACCAGAATTTTTAGGAACTCCAAATTCAGACCCTTCTCtatcagacaaaaaaaaaggggatttTCTTGGAGGAGTTGCTGGTGCCATATAAgaaggattaaaaaaaggcATTGTTGAGTGCCCTCCAGGTCCAGGCCCTGGTGTCCCTGGCCTTAATGTTCCCACGAAACTTGACCCACCACTTACATTACCACCACCGCCACCCCCACCATTGCTGCCCCCGCCTGAAACTCCATCTTGGAACCCACCACCAAGCCCAGTGATCTTGAGCTCACACCTTGAGTGACTGAGAATGACTTCATGGGTTATTGGGTTCAGAAACTCACTGCTGCCTATGGACCTTGGACTGCAACTCGGTGGCTTCTCTAAATGTCTCTTGCTTCCATGAATCACATCTTTGAGATTTGCTATTGACCTTGAACAACCTGACCTTCCACCTGCTTTTCTCGTCAAGATTGTGCTCAATTGCTTCCTTGATTTTGGGTCATGAACATCTGATGGCTCTGATTTACAATGCAAAGATCTCTTCAATGAAAACCACACTGTTGGCATACTTAAACTCCCTCTTTGCTTTCTTTCTAGTGCTTTCGGCTTTCTTGTTCAAAAACTGTACCGATTTTCACTGTAActttcttccatttttcattttcaacagCATTTCAGCCGCAAAGCAGAACATAAAAACACTTCCCATATTTTCTGACAACAACTAGCATTCATTCAACAGCTGCTATAAAGAACACATGCGCGTTCAGAAAATAAAACCAGAGCAAAAAATCTTCATCGGCAGCACTTACAAGTACAGTGCTTTTGTAAGCAGTTCATATATAAATTGTGAGTCATTCAATCAtcgatattaaaataaataaataaataaataaagaagggTATTAGAAAGAAAGAGGGAGAGAAAGAGATGGAGACAAAGGGACTCAACTTAAAGCTCGAAAACAAAGTGAGGTATTAGatagaaaaggaaattaaaaatgaaatttaaaggGAAATTGAAGAATCTTTGGTTCTTGGGAAACATGACAACCAACCTGAAagaaaaggccaaaaaaaaagacatgtTCAGTGGCTCTAATAAATGCTACAGTGACTAAGGAAGGCAGCACTGTGAAACAACTCAGAAAGAGACATTTAcatttgtaattgtaatttttgtacTGTGTCTCTCTCCGTCTcatttcaatttgaaaattttgtacgactgttcaattttaaaattgtatacAACTTGCCGCCGAAGtggtgggctgctgccctcacaatgcttgtgagggcagcggttctagcccccacaaaaatattgtgggggctaaatattctttatattattttttcttgtgaAATATAAGTGGAGTATGGACATTTTTTCCTGTGAGGGGTTATTTATattgggcatgtacttcataaaatttattgtaataatgtaagtcccaatcatgtatatctgatagtaaatatcagtgtaatatctCTGCTACAATAagcagttgttgtaaatatctgtgtaatgcagtaatctgatgattaatcagtctcaaaaaaaaaaaaattgtatacaACTTCACAATTCCCACTCCCAAAAGATTTtgcatcaaattttaattatgatctTGGCTGAaatgactttaaaaaaaaatgattcattctacgctttcaaaaaataaaataaagttgtttttaagTTTTGACCTGTAACATGTGTTATGAAGTCcgaatttatatattttatatcaatttaaaGAGTTTTACTAGTTAAACTAATTGGCAAggattttaaatattaaaaaaataatttcaaattaaagtaaaactaATGATCAGCTTCAATGTTTTACAAACATGTTATGCCCTACCCCAATTTTAAGCAAGATAGCCTTCACTCGTCCTTTGCCGGAGTTATGGAGTTATTGTCTTTACAAGCAGTTCAAACTcccataaaaatattgtggGGGTTAAAAATTCCTTCCCAATTATGAAAGTAATTGTGTGAAgactgtattttttttcttaaaataagaGTAAAGTAAATAATACTCAAATATTTGAGAGAGTTAAAATTTAGACTCTCGTCTCAATAATTACTTGATTATAAACatattaataaatagttttatgtaatatgagttataATCTTGCACATTAATCtcttgtaataataattaaaaaaaataagataaccttaataaagattaattaaacaatGTTCCCATAATGAGAATTCTTTTAGTCTTAAATGAGTTGAGTCTCCATTTAACCAAGATCATCAATACCTAGAGGGAGCATTTGGAtcataaatgatatattattaattaaaagcgACTTTGGTGAGGTGAGTCATTAAATGTAGGGTGCTACCAAACCACTGCCACTggaattaaattacaagaacacTGTTGATTTCACATTCACTGTTTAATCTCGCGAATCATCTTGAGGTGACAATATTGGAGaattaattgataatcaaattaatcaccgttaaaattaatgaaagtgGTGTTGTGTCACAGCAGGACCACACGTCTGGCCCATTATGTGTTTGGACAATAGTGATAcattgtattttctttttggattttCTGTTTATCCTCCATGTTTTCTCCTCAAATAGAGTTTCTAGCCAACCACTGAATCCTCACAATTGTAAAGGCAGTAGCTTGAATcccataaaaatattgtaagtATTTAATTCCCTTTctcaaatttgaataaaaacagttttttttcttttcaaaatgtgAGTGTAGTTGATTTTTCCCTTTCAAAATGTGAGTAGAGTTGACGtccctcaaatattagagagagTTAAAATCTAGACAATGTTATATCTGAGTAATAATCTCAtgtaattccaaaaaaaaaaaaaagagtttatgGATAAATGCTATAATTAATAACcca from Citrus sinensis cultivar Valencia sweet orange chromosome 9, DVS_A1.0, whole genome shotgun sequence carries:
- the LOC102608520 gene encoding uncharacterized protein LOC102608520, coding for MPTVWFSLKRSLHCKSEPSDVHDPKSRKQLSTILTRKAGGRSGCSRSIANLKDVIHGSKRHLEKPPSCSPRSIGSSEFLNPITHEVILSHSRCELKITGLGGGFQDGVSGGGSNGGGGGGGNVSGGSSFVGTLRPGTPGPGPGGHSTMPFFNPSYMAPATPPRKSPFFLSDREGSEFGVPKNSGAGGNVIHSSNRVSIETDSKDCSSLTCHKCGEQFTKWEAAEAHHLSKHAVTELVEGDSSRKIVEIICRTSWLKSENHCGRIERVLKVHNMQKTLARFEEYREMVKIKASKLPKKHPRCLADGNELLRFYGTTVACSLGLNGCSSLCVLEKCCVCRIIRNGFSTKKELKGGIGVFTTSTSGRAFESIEIVEDDPSIRKALMVCRVIAGRVHRPLENIQEMAGQTGFDSLAGKVGLYSNIEELYLLNPRALLPCFVVICKP